CGAGATTAATCCATGCAGGATGGTCGATTAGCTTTTCAAAGACCCCTCCACCCTCAATGATATTCTGGAAATTCACGCCGTTTTCGATGTTGTAGGTATGCGTTTCGATGTTTCCGATCCAGCGCGGGATCCGCTTGTCCTCGGTGTGTTCTTCCCACGGCTCCTCAACGTACTCCCAATGTGCGTCAATCCACGCGTTCATCTTTTCCAGATCATCTTCTGAGATTGCATTCTCTAAGACCAGATAGCCCTGTAAATCGAACAGATAATCCTGTACCTCTTGGTCCATTTTCTGCCTCCTTAATCCGTAAGTTTTTAACCCGCATTCAGCCTCACCAACAGAATACCCGAATTACCTCGAAACTATAGATACGCGTTCAATTCAGTCTCAGTTGGTGTTGGTGTAGAGATACCACCTTCAGGGACTTCCACCTTCGCTGTCCAAGCAATAGCATTGAGAATAAACTTACGGAGCTGGTCATCACCCCAATTCCGGTGGAGATGCCCACCTGTAAACCCAAATCCACGACCGCCATCTGGACGCTCCACACACCATCCTAAATGTTGGGGTTCACCGTTTGCTACCGACGCACGGACGTATGGATTCCCGCTGTGCGGTCCATCGGGTCTTTTAAGCGTGGATTCCGGGGCAATCGCACTCAATACGGGTGTCACCCCTTGCATATTTTCACGAAACCGCATGTGATAATACCATTCATCTTCCAGCGAAAACGGCTCCAACCCGCGTGTCGTCGGGTGTTCAGGAAATCCTGTAAACGTCGCTGTCCAATACGGATTGACCGAAAGGTGCGTTTCAAAGTAGCCCCCGATCCAGTCTAAGAAACGGTCGCCGGGTTCACCTTTCGGCACCTCGACTGCATAGTGCAACATCGCAAGTCCTATACCCTGTGCCATCAACACAGCGATCTGATCCAGATGCGGAATTGTAAGATGCTTCGCACCGCCATCTGAATAGATAATAATAGCATCTGTATCAGCGAGAGTTGCGGAATCTGTGGGCCATCCTTGAGAGACGACCGCTTCCACACCGTCAACAGTTTTGTTCAACTGATCGGCGAGAAAGGCACATCCCGCAGGATGCTCATGTGATCCACCACCATGACTCGCGCTCCCTGCCACCATAACAATTCGAGATTTTTTTGCCATATTTTTCGTTCCTCCATT
The nucleotide sequence above comes from Candidatus Poribacteria bacterium. Encoded proteins:
- a CDS encoding ThuA domain-containing protein, whose product is MAKKSRIVMVAGSASHGGGSHEHPAGCAFLADQLNKTVDGVEAVVSQGWPTDSATLADTDAIIIYSDGGAKHLTIPHLDQIAVLMAQGIGLAMLHYAVEVPKGEPGDRFLDWIGGYFETHLSVNPYWTATFTGFPEHPTTRGLEPFSLEDEWYYHMRFRENMQGVTPVLSAIAPESTLKRPDGPHSGNPYVRASVANGEPQHLGWCVERPDGGRGFGFTGGHLHRNWGDDQLRKFILNAIAWTAKVEVPEGGISTPTPTETELNAYL